Proteins from one Anaerobranca californiensis DSM 14826 genomic window:
- a CDS encoding YifB family Mg chelatase-like AAA ATPase, protein MFATVKSCGLLGLEANLIEVEVNISSGLPTFEIVGLPDTAVREAKERVKAAIINSGFNFPLQRIIVNLAPADLKKEGPIYDLPIALAILAAINNWPKELLEDIVVWGELSLDGRVRGINGLLPMLIHLKDKKMSYILPDANKEEGVLVKEIKVYPVKTLTEGVYHILKKQVIEQFNGNIPLEEIKNPGDFSEVKGQKAAKRALEIAAAGGHNILLIGPPGSGKSMLAKRFSTILPPLSYEEILEVSKIYSVAGLLKKRGLIKNRPFRAPHHTISYAGLVGGGRLPKPGEISLAHKGVLFLDELPEFNKNVLEVLRQPLEEKEITISRANLSAKYPSDFQLIAAMNPCPCGNYRSINLECTCSIGIVEKYRNKISGPLLDRLDLHIEVPPVSFKELIDTNIKEENSKTILQRVIKAREVQKKRYRYLNIRENSQLTGKYIERYCIISNEAKKLLERAFYNLGLSARAYDKILKVARTIADLAEQENIDVNHVAEAIQYRSLDLK, encoded by the coding sequence TTGTTTGCTACAGTTAAAAGTTGTGGGTTATTAGGGCTTGAGGCTAACTTAATAGAGGTTGAAGTAAATATTTCTTCAGGACTTCCAACCTTTGAGATTGTAGGATTGCCAGATACAGCAGTTAGAGAAGCAAAGGAAAGGGTAAAAGCAGCTATTATAAACTCCGGTTTTAATTTCCCTTTACAACGGATAATTGTTAATTTAGCCCCAGCTGATTTAAAAAAAGAAGGACCTATATATGATTTACCTATAGCCTTAGCAATTTTAGCGGCAATAAATAATTGGCCTAAAGAATTATTAGAAGATATAGTGGTTTGGGGGGAGCTATCCTTAGATGGCAGGGTAAGGGGGATAAATGGACTTTTGCCTATGCTAATCCACTTAAAGGATAAAAAAATGAGTTATATTTTACCCGATGCCAATAAAGAAGAAGGAGTTTTAGTTAAAGAAATAAAAGTTTATCCCGTAAAAACTTTAACGGAAGGGGTATATCATATATTAAAAAAGCAGGTTATTGAACAGTTTAATGGGAATATTCCTTTAGAAGAAATTAAAAATCCAGGAGATTTTAGTGAAGTTAAAGGACAAAAGGCAGCTAAACGGGCATTGGAAATAGCTGCGGCAGGAGGGCATAACATCCTGCTGATTGGTCCACCCGGTTCAGGTAAATCGATGTTAGCTAAAAGATTTTCCACTATCTTGCCACCATTAAGTTATGAGGAAATATTAGAAGTATCTAAAATTTACAGTGTAGCGGGATTATTAAAAAAGAGAGGTTTAATAAAAAATAGGCCCTTTAGAGCTCCACATCATACTATTTCTTATGCAGGTCTGGTAGGGGGAGGACGATTGCCTAAACCGGGAGAAATCAGTTTAGCCCATAAAGGAGTACTTTTTTTAGATGAATTACCAGAGTTTAATAAAAATGTACTAGAGGTATTAAGACAACCTTTAGAAGAAAAAGAAATTACCATTTCTCGGGCTAATTTATCTGCTAAATATCCATCGGATTTCCAATTAATAGCCGCTATGAACCCATGCCCCTGTGGAAATTATCGTTCTATTAACTTAGAATGTACTTGTTCTATCGGGATAGTTGAAAAATACCGCAATAAAATTTCTGGACCTTTATTGGACAGGCTAGATTTGCATATAGAAGTACCGCCCGTTTCCTTTAAGGAGTTAATAGATACTAATATTAAAGAAGAAAATTCTAAAACTATTTTACAAAGGGTAATAAAAGCTAGAGAAGTTCAGAAAAAGCGCTATAGATATTTAAATATAAGGGAAAATAGTCAATTAACAGGTAAATATATTGAAAGATATTGTATAATCTCCAATGAAGCTAAAAAGTTATTAGAAAGGGCATTTTATAACTTAGGATTAAGTGCTAGAGCTTATGATAAAATTTTAAAAGTAGCGAGAACAATAGCTGATTTAGCAGAACAGGAAAATATAGATGTCAACCATGTGGCAGAAGCTATCCAATATAGAAGTCTAGATTTAAAGTAA
- a CDS encoding DNA polymerase Y family protein, producing the protein MTKRVIFHIDVNSAYLSWEAVYQLQQGSNVDLREIPSVVGGDIKKRSGIVLAKSIPAKKYNIKTGETLFSAKLKCPHLVIVPPRYKLYMDCSAAMGEILKKYSPSIQFFSIDEVFLDYTNLERHFGPPEMAANLIKDDIKKTLGFTVNIGIGSNKLLAKMASEFEKPDKVHTLFTEEIPSKLWPLPVDELFMVGSKTKEKLLEKNIKTIGQLANTNPNFLYSFLKSHGILIWNYANGRENSPVRNESLPMKCLGNSTTIPFDVTTKEDAHKILMGLTENLCFRLRNLKKCASVVSVSIKNNLFEHYSHQKKLSHYTNCTKIILESVKILFAEMWNREPIRQMGIQLTDFCDSDFHQLSFFDPDPIKYKHLDNAIDKIRLKYGKDSIFPSCYLHSKINPLQGGVIKEEDYPMMSSIL; encoded by the coding sequence ATGACAAAAAGAGTTATTTTTCATATAGATGTAAATTCTGCTTATTTGTCTTGGGAGGCTGTTTATCAATTACAGCAAGGTAGTAACGTGGATTTAAGGGAAATTCCGTCTGTTGTAGGAGGTGATATAAAAAAAAGGAGTGGGATTGTATTAGCAAAATCTATTCCTGCGAAAAAATACAATATTAAAACAGGTGAAACCCTTTTCTCTGCTAAATTAAAATGTCCCCATCTGGTAATTGTACCTCCTAGGTATAAACTTTATATGGATTGCAGTGCGGCTATGGGAGAAATTTTAAAAAAATATTCTCCATCTATTCAATTTTTTTCTATAGATGAAGTTTTTTTAGATTATACCAATTTAGAGAGACACTTTGGTCCCCCTGAAATGGCCGCCAATTTAATTAAAGATGATATTAAAAAAACTTTGGGATTTACAGTAAATATTGGAATAGGCTCTAATAAATTATTGGCAAAAATGGCTTCTGAATTTGAAAAACCTGATAAAGTCCACACTTTGTTTACCGAAGAAATTCCCTCAAAATTGTGGCCTTTACCCGTTGATGAACTATTTATGGTAGGTTCCAAAACCAAAGAAAAGCTTTTAGAGAAAAATATTAAAACAATTGGCCAATTAGCTAATACCAATCCCAACTTTTTATACAGTTTCCTGAAAAGTCACGGGATCTTAATTTGGAATTATGCCAATGGGAGGGAAAATTCTCCCGTTAGAAATGAAAGCTTACCCATGAAATGTCTAGGCAATTCTACAACTATTCCCTTTGATGTCACCACAAAAGAAGATGCCCATAAAATTCTCATGGGACTTACAGAAAACCTTTGTTTTAGATTGAGAAATTTAAAAAAGTGTGCTTCTGTTGTAAGTGTTTCCATTAAAAATAACCTGTTTGAACATTATTCCCATCAAAAAAAATTATCCCACTATACCAACTGTACAAAAATAATTTTAGAAAGTGTTAAAATTTTATTTGCTGAAATGTGGAATAGAGAACCAATTCGCCAAATGGGGATACAGTTAACAGATTTTTGTGATAGTGATTTCCATCAATTATCTTTTTTTGATCCAGATCCCATTAAGTATAAACATCTAGATAATGCCATCGATAAAATTCGTTTAAAATATGGTAAAGATTCAATTTTCCCTTCTTGTTACTTACATTCAAAAATTAACCCTTTACAAGGTGGGGTTATAAAAGAAGAAGATTATCCAATGATGTCTAGTATACTTTAA